One Ricinus communis isolate WT05 ecotype wild-type chromosome 1, ASM1957865v1, whole genome shotgun sequence DNA window includes the following coding sequences:
- the LOC8264556 gene encoding uncharacterized protein LOC8264556 produces MASAVVTSLPGQQPIEQPINDIPQAAVSSTGSNANWHSSSGSIGPFFGVISVLTVLAILSCILGRVCSRRAEAAVGGGGPVGAIKHRDYFGWMKRKSRWCRGGDVEVGAKVMALDQEKQDCKAQP; encoded by the coding sequence ATGGCATCTGCAGTTGTTACATCATTGCCTGGCCAGCAACCGATAGAACAACCTATTAATGATATTCCACAGGCAGCTGTTTCGTCAACTGGTAGCAATGCAAATTGGCATTCTTCATCAGGGTCTATCGGGCCATTCTTTGGAGTTATTTCTGTTCTTACAGTTCTCGCAATTCTTTCTTGCATTTTGGGTAGAGTATGCAGTCGTAGGGCAGAGGCAGCGGTCGGAGGAGGAGGCCCAGTTGGCGCCATCAAGCATAGAGATTACTTCGGGTGGATGAAGAGGAAGAGCCGATGGTGCAGGGGTGGAGATGTTGAGGTCGGAGCTAAAGTTATGGCTCttgatcaagaaaaacaaGATTGTA